The genomic window CAGGGCTCAGGATAGGCATGAGGAGGACTCTGTCCTCATCCCAGTTTGTGGCTGACTGGAATAATGGATGAAATAGGATGCGTGTTATGAACCTCCAGAATGTGATCTGTGTTTTCTGGAGTGTCTCCAGGGACACTTTCGGGGACATCCCTTCTATGACACTAGGATTTCTGTACTGTCCTGGCTCCCAGGTAACTCGTTCCCTGGGCTGCCTTCACTCAGGAGTGATTGTTGGCTCATCAGCCCAAAGGAAGTGTCCTTTAGCAGCTATTCCCAGTCACCTCTGGCTGACACTGGGGAATCCCTGGAGAtgtgccacaggtgctgcagtgGCACTGGCAAATCCTTCCTTAGCCCCATGGCTGAGGACAAACCCTTCCCTCTGCCGTGTCTGTGCCAggcctgcccagctctggggagcGGCACCTCTGGAAAATCCCTTCTGTTTGTCCACCTGGAACAAAGAGCCCGccccagttatcccagtctggGGTCCTGGAGCAGTTtcccctcagcagagctgccctgagCTTGTGGCTTTTCTTGGCTGCTTGGGCCACCTCTGTTTCTAACACATGCCCAAGGCTTTGGGGTTCAGCCCTCAGACTTCCCTGGTCTCAATCTTTGtcagccagcacagggcagccctattcctgctcctggcacagcaggaattGTCCCTTCCTGTTCCCAAGTCAAAGGTTTATTCATTCCCACTCCAAATGCCACCCAAAACAACCCCTGACCCActcctggggcacagcagctctAGAGCTGCCAGCAGGATCTTCAGCAGTGTGAAATCCTCCAGGTCTCATGAAATGTTTAACCCCAAAGCTGCACCAACACCTGGAAGACCACGCTGGGCACAACATGGCCATTTCCCAAGGAATCCCCATTGGAATGCTGGCGGATGCAGCCCCTCGCTCTCTGCAGAGCCAAGCACAGCCCTCAAGCCTTAAAATCCCCCACAGGAGTCACAACTCTGCAATATCTCAGCAGCAGAATTCGGTTCTCCAGTTTTCACCTCACGACCCAAACATTGTgctcccctgtgccagcctggggcagcaAACACTCTgtccctgaagggagctgaggggaggcaggaggCTCACAGACGAGTCAGGAATGCCCTGCACAAGCAGCTGTTGTTGTTGGGGTAATGTGGGGCTTTAGGGGTGACCAGTGGCTCTGCACCCTCTGCCTCTTCAGGGCTTCACTGTGGGTTTTgtacacaaaaagaaaatgctcaaAAAGCCAAGAGGctttgggctgggctggagtgTGGGCTGTGTGTCCAGAGTTTGTTCTGTACAGCTGTAAATTATGTAGATGGATGATAAATTATTTGTATAGGTGTCCTGGATGATCTGTACCACAGGGTGCAATCCTTTTGATGCCGATTGAAAGGAATTAAGACCAACCCAAGCTGAAACTGCCAGTTGGTTGTTGTTGTGTGTTTGCACGCGGCTGGGGAAGGACGCCCCACAGTTCCACCTGAACACGAGGTACGATTTCTTCCCTGTGCAGTGACCGAGCCCTGAACAGACtgtccagagagggtgtggagttcCCCTCACTGGGGACATTCCAGAACCAGTTGGACACAATCCCGGGCCATGTGGCTCCCGTCCGCgtcccccgcgccccggccgGCCGGGATGAGGGCGAGCCCCGGGCTGGTCCCTCTGAGCCCACGGAACAgcagccgccgctccccggCTTGCGCGGGGCACCTGGGCTGGGTGATCGCTGCGGCCCCTTCCAGCCCGAGCCATCCCGGGGTCCTGCGGGACGGGGACGCGCCGGGCTGTTCCCGTGCCAGTGCCGGGCCATTCCCGTGCCGGTACCGGGCTGTTCCCGTGCCGGTGCCGGGCCGTTCCCGTGCCGGTACCGGGCTGTTCCCGTGCCGGTACCGGGCTGTTCCCTTGCCAGTGCCGGGCCGTTCCCGTGCCGGTGCCGGGCCGTTCCCGTGCCGGTACCGGGCTGTTCCCGTGCCAGTGCCGGGCCATTCCCGTGCCGGTACCGGGCTGTTCCCGTGCCGGTGCCGGGCCGTTCCCGTGCCGGTACCGGGCCGTTCCCGTGCCGGTACCGGGCCGTTCCCTTGCCAGTGCCGGGCCATTCCCGTGCCAGTGCCGGGCCGTTCCCGTGCCGGTGCCGGGCCGTTCCCTTGCCGGTACCGGGCCGTTCCCGTGCCGGTGCCGGGCCGTTCCCGTGCCGGTACCGGGCTGTTCCCTTGCCAGTGCCGGGCCGTTCCCGTGCCGGTACCGGGCCGTTCCCGTGCCGGTACCGGGCCGTTCCCGTGCCGGTGCCGGGCCGTTCCCGTGCCGGTACCGGGCTGTTCCCGTGCCGGTGCCGGGCCGTTCCCGTGCCGGTGCCGTTCCCATTCCCGTGCCGGGCCATTCTCGTGCTGGTGCCGTTCCCGTTCCTGTGTCGGGCCGTTCCCGTCCCCGTTCCCGTCCCGGTCCCGGTCGGCAGACGGCGCTGCGCCCCCGCCATCCCCCCGGGGCGGGGCAGGTGCGGCCGGGCCGGAGCCGCCGGAGCGATCACTGGGCCCGGAGCGGTCACTGGGTCCGGAGCCGCCGGAGCGGTCACTGGGCCCGGAGCGGTCACTGggcccggagcggggccggcggggagcggcggcagcgggtGAGGACATGCGGCGGGGGCCATGAGCGAGCGGTGGGACGTGGGCCGGGCCCTGGCGCTGGCCGCGCTGTTCCGGCTGCTGCAGGGcgcgggccggggctgcgccgCGCCCTTCGTGCCGCTGTACCTGCGGCTGCTCGGGCTGCCCGCGCCGCTCGTgggggccgcggccggggccCGGCACCTGGCGGCGCTCGCCGTGCCCCTGTGCTgcccgcggggccgcgccggcCGGCGGCTGCTGCTGGCGGGGTCGGTGCTGGGCTCGGCCGGGGCCAGCCTGGCGCTCACCCTCATCCCGCCCGCGGGGGACACGGGCTGCGACCGCAGCGGGCAGCTCGGCCTGCCCGGCTCCCTGCCCTCCGCTCTCCCTTCCACTCTGCTCGTCCCGGTGCCCACCACAGTGCCCAGCCCGATGACCAGCCCAGTGCCCAGCCCCGGCACAAGCAGTTACACAGCGTTAAGCTCGAGTGCTGTGACGGACACGAGAGCTGTGCCAAAGGGAAcggggagagcagctgctgacgTGTTGGCAGCGAGCAGGAAGCCCGCTCTGGGCATTTCAACCTTCCAGGGGTTGTTGGGCACACCAGGTGCACTTCAGGAAAACGGCAGAGGACTTGGGGAAGGCGATCCGAAGGGAGATGGCTCCTTGGACGGTCTCTCTGGCTGGACAGTGAGAGCCATTGATCAGCGGACACAGGAGCCAGAAAGGCCGGCTTCCTCCGGACCTCCCTCCCCCGGACTCCAGGAGGAAACTCCGGGTTCTGCTGCAACAGATCTTGCTGTTGATGCTGAGGAAAGCCTAAATGCTACTGAGAGTAATGAGCCAGCTTTgtttaaaacagcttttccaaCAGCTGTTGGAAATGCCTACGTGTCTGAAAACCTTTTGGAGTCTCGAGATGTCAAGTTCAAGGCAGTGCAAAGCATCTTCCAGGACAGAGAGTATCAAGTTTTTCTCATGGTCCTGGGCGCTGTGGTGCTTTGGGAGCTGTTGGCCACTTCCCTGGAATGGACCATGGATGAGAGTGTCTACGAGTACCTGGACTTTGTGGACGCCACGGACAGGTTCGGGCGGCTCTGGCTGTGGAGTTCTGCGGGCGCGGCCGCCGGAGCCTGCGGTGTGTCCGTGCTGGTGGATCAGCTGGATTGCTCCCTCGGCCGCTCCATCCCCCGCCTCGCCGTGCACTTCTACAGCTACGCTGTCCTGGCAATGCTCTCACTGCTTGTCAGCGCCTTCTTTCCCGGCCACATTCCCAGGAAGAGCGCCCGTGCTCCCAGGCTGGCCAAAGCgctggccctgctgtggggggaCGGCCGGGCGCTGCTGTTCGCGGGCACCATGTTCCTCgtgggtgctgccagctctgccggGCACAACttcctcctgtggcagctgcaggaccagggcagcAGCGAGCTCCTCATGGGGCTCTGGGTGGCCCTGGGgcctctggcagagctgggccttCACCCCCTCAAGGGGCAGCTGCTGCGGGCACTGCCGGGCGCCAGGATGGTGGTGCTGAGCCTGGGCGTGCTGGCAGCGCAGCTCCTCAGCTACTCCCTGCTCCGGGCTCCGTGGGCAGCGCTCCCCGTGCAGGCGCTGTCCGCCCTCAGCAGCGGGGCCCTGCGCTGGCAGCtggaggggacagtgggggacATCGCCAGGCCGGGCACGGAGCGCGCCCTGCACGCCCTGCTCGGGGGGCTCTGGGCGGgaggagccagcctgggcagctTTGGGGGCGGGTTTGTGGTGCAGCACttggggctggcagtgctgttcCAGGCCAGCTGCGTGGGGCTCGGGCTCTGGATCCTCTTCTTCATAATTGTCCAATCCAGACTGCCCCGGcagaggaaaattaattattccCGACTCCTGGCTGCTGATTCCAGTGAAATGAGCGACTCTGAGGAGGAGAACGAGAAGGACTGGCTGGTAAAGGCCATGAAGGATGAGAGCTTTAACAGAAATTGGATACAGCAGCACGGGGTCAACTAATCTGTACCTAAATCTGCGGGGTGGCATGGGAACCTGGTATAATGATAATATCCAGGAATCACTGTTAATTCTAAAGTGCTAACTATATACAGGCTGTGTCTGACgggagagatttttattttttaaaaaaaattataaatcttattttcttactttataggcttcttcctttttttttgtaatttttcctttttaacttgATGATTTTGCTGCCAAAATCCCAAAAGGATGTTTCAGGTGTACATTGGCTGAAATGAATGTGGATGAGTTTTTAGACGAAAAACAAACTTGGATCgttgctgccagtgctgcagccgAGGCTGTGAGTGACAGCTGTGACCTGGGCTGTGACACAATCAGATGGAAATGACTGACGTGCTGACAGCACACGGAACCCTTCCAAGGCGGCTGTAAACTCTTTGCACTCTGTAAGGGCTGTGAATAAAAACCTGGTTCATTTGTAAAAGAAGGTTTTGCTGCAGACCATCTGCCTTGTCGCGTTTCGTGATTTCAGGGTGCCCCTGCTTGGAATCTGCTGGGAAAAATCTCCAGGTGTGCTCAGAGGCAGTGCCCGTGGCTGgcccagccctcctgggcaCTTCCTGGTGGCGACTTAAGGCGTCCCCGGCATTGCAGGTGACAGGAAGCAGCCGGGCCTCCCGACTGGTGGCACTTCTGTGGGCTGGGAATTACCGGAGGGCGGGATGGGATCCATCCAGCTTGGCactgctggaagctgctgatGCTGCCTGGATCCTGAGCAGGgatcctccagctgctgtgtgagGCAGCCGGGCAGGGAtagctgggcagggacagccacaaCCCCACAGACAGAAAGGggaatttatttctgttccCTCACTACCCAGGGGACCCCCAAAGCAACACCTGGGCACAGGTACACAGGCGGAGAGCAGCACTCAGTCCGTGCCAGAGGATCTCCTTCACACCGAGTTACCCCAGGTTACTCCCAGCTGGAGGTCACTGATATCCAGCCCTCCCTTTTTAACCCATTCCTGGGTTAAACCTGCCTTACCTGCCCTGCTTTCACCTCCAAGGCACAGATTTCAGCCCCTCTCTGGGAGGTAAGTTTTGCTTTTCAATGAGAAATCGGTGGTCTGGTCTCATTAAAAGATCTTAAATGGGGTTTAAATGAGCTTTGGAGTCCCTTCAGCCACAGCAAAGGCTGCTGTCAGTTTATCAGGTATTCCTTGGTCAAGGAATTGCATCAttgctgagcagagggatggattTCAATAACATCTGTGTGAGTGGCTCACAACCCCGAGACAGGCAGCTgcaaaaagcagaatatttatGGAAACGCATATTTAATGTGGCATATGCAAATGTGTCACCCTGCCGTGTTGTGGGCTCGGCAGGAAGCGCTGGAGACAAGGAAAGGACTCCTTGGAGATAATTCCTTTCTCTATATGCACCGATCCCGCATTATCTGTACATCAGATGCTTTCAGGGTAATTAGCTCCCTCTCTTCCTGGCACCGAtgctctgtgccagcagagcGCTCCGCTGCAACGGCTCTATAGATAGAATTGTCCCCGTGCCAAGAATAGCTGGAACTTTTTATTAAGATGTTACCTTCTCCCAGGAATTCAAACACGAGCGGAGAGCAATTTTAGTGTCAAGAATCTCTCCCGGCCTTATTATCATGTAATACCTGAGGAACAAAGCTGGTTAGTGGGGGATCTGCCTGCAGTCAGGCTCATCCCCACACGCAGCACATCCAGAGCCTTTGTGAGAGGCACAGAAAGAGCTGGAATGGtttgaaatgcagctgcagcttcagctgccagctctgccctcgTTAGAAGCCTATTACCTGCGTGAGCTGTGCCCTTTTCATCTGCCTCAGCACAACGGCAGCTGCTGGATTCCAGTTTGGCAGAGAGAAGCCTTGGAATGACAGGTGCCtgtccatcct from Corvus hawaiiensis isolate bCorHaw1 chromosome 19, bCorHaw1.pri.cur, whole genome shotgun sequence includes these protein-coding regions:
- the MFSD6L gene encoding major facilitator superfamily domain-containing protein 6-like, with the translated sequence MSERWDVGRALALAALFRLLQGAGRGCAAPFVPLYLRLLGLPAPLVGAAAGARHLAALAVPLCCPRGRAGRRLLLAGSVLGSAGASLALTLIPPAGDTGCDRSGQLGLPGSLPSALPSTLLVPVPTTVPSPMTSPVPSPGTSSYTALSSSAVTDTRAVPKGTGRAAADVLAASRKPALGISTFQGLLGTPGALQENGRGLGEGDPKGDGSLDGLSGWTVRAIDQRTQEPERPASSGPPSPGLQEETPGSAATDLAVDAEESLNATESNEPALFKTAFPTAVGNAYVSENLLESRDVKFKAVQSIFQDREYQVFLMVLGAVVLWELLATSLEWTMDESVYEYLDFVDATDRFGRLWLWSSAGAAAGACGVSVLVDQLDCSLGRSIPRLAVHFYSYAVLAMLSLLVSAFFPGHIPRKSARAPRLAKALALLWGDGRALLFAGTMFLVGAASSAGHNFLLWQLQDQGSSELLMGLWVALGPLAELGLHPLKGQLLRALPGARMVVLSLGVLAAQLLSYSLLRAPWAALPVQALSALSSGALRWQLEGTVGDIARPGTERALHALLGGLWAGGASLGSFGGGFVVQHLGLAVLFQASCVGLGLWILFFIIVQSRLPRQRKINYSRLLAADSSEMSDSEEENEKDWLVKAMKDESFNRNWIQQHGVN